AGGTCACCTTGTGAAGGCAGAGTTGCGGAAACTAGCCCCTAAAAATGATGGTGCTTTGCCCAAAGGGGCACCTGAGGCCCCTTGTGAAAATGAGTTTACAGAAGGTGACGTATTGCTCCCGGGCAGCAAGACTGGTGTCCCTACCCAACAGGAGACTGCAGCTCtttcccacagccacagccacagccacgtTGTGAGTGATGCTCGCTCAGCAAAGACTGAAGACGGCCCATCTGTGCCGGAGCCCAGCCCCAGTGCCAGTGCAGAGGCAGAGGAGTCCAATGGTAGTTCTGCTGGGCAGGCCGGGTTGGTGCCCGAAGCAGAGGAATCGCGGGCACCGCTGCTTCAGATGGACAACAGCATCTTTCTTGATGACGACAGCAATCAACCCATGCCAGTGAGCCGATTCTTCGGAAACGTTGAGCTCATGCAGGTAAGAGCACTGCCTCCTTCCCATGATGCCTGGGCAGCAGACCTTGCCTCAAGCTGTGCCCCTGGCTCATGGCACATGAGTAGCGCTTCCACATGAAGTTAAGTATAAATTCATTTCCTTTGacacaaaggagaaaataagatGCTTTTCTTAACTGGGACACTCCCCCAGCTCCTGGCCTCCCCCATCTGCAGCACTCAGGGTGTCTGGACACCACAGCAGGGTTAAGAAATCACCTGTGGTTTGGGGACATCCACCCACGTTCTGTCACTGTGTTTTACTCTAAGCCCAGTGTCTCTTGCCATGGGAGAAGTGCTTCAGTCTTCATGTCTAGAAGGCAGGAACTCTGCAAGACCCAGAGCAGGCCATGGTGGACGGCAGATTTGGGTGCTAGTCACACAGCATGTGTCTGAAGTCTGTGTTTTCTTCCCCTCCAAGGACCTGCCACCAGCCTCTTCATCTTGTCCTTCAATGAGCAGACGAGAATTCAGAAAAATGCATTTCAGAGCCAAAGATGATGAGGACGACGATGATGCAGAAATGTAGAACTCCTCTGcttatttagtacagttaacaatTTGACGGTTTAGCAGTTTATATAAAAAACTTATCTGCAGGAGAATGTGTTCTTAATCGAACTTCAAAACTAACCCATAAAGTCAACAGCACAACCCACCAGGCAGCTGTGGAAGGCTTCCTCATGTGCTCGTGAGCTGCTGCTGTGCCTGCACTGATACCTTTTCTGACATTCATGCATAGGTGATGCTGGTGGGGTCAGCAAGGGGCTGGACAGTCTGTGAGAACAGTCTCTGCAGGGAAAGCTTTTCATTTAAGCCCATTAGCTTGACAGTATGCAAGTTTATTTTCCATTATCAAAGTCTGATCATTCTTAAGATTAACTCAAAGCCAGTTCTGAAAGGACTCTCCTCTACTTCTGAATGTGAAGTTAACATTTACCTTGAAATGtttgcaaaatatatatataggaaggaaataaaataatattttgaaaaatttttaaagatatcttACATTCCTCAAACTCAATTCTTTTCCGAAATGTTTGAGAGCCAAGGGAGGAAATGAATCCCATACTAGGCTGGGACCACCTTTTTGGGCCCATTAACCAGCAGGAGAGGTGAGGCCCTTGGGAGAGGCTCTGACCAGGTGATGTGGCCCTTCCCTTCTCTAGTGTGGTGGAGGATAGCTGTCCACCTGCAGGTGTTCACAGGCTGCCCCACGCAGGCCCCCACCTTGCATTAGACACTCCTTACATTGAAGAGGCCTTGTGACATGTTCTCAACAGGGAGGGGACAGTGGAGAGCAGCCACACTGGAGGGAGGGGTTGGCTTTTCTCCAGGCCTCTTACTGCCACCAGCTAGCTGTGTGCAGAGGCCCAGCAGAGCAATCACGAAGAGGGAGCCTGGATCTCCAAGTGGGTGAGTGAGCACCAAAAAGGAAAGCGGTCTGGCTGCCTGCGAGGGAGTCTTTGAGTGTTCTGTGGTGGCACCTCTCAGCTGTCCTGGGAGGTACAGGAAGTGGTTCACATCTAGATATACCAGGAGCAGGATGCAGAGGTGCCCTGTAAGAAGGTTTCCAGCTCTTACTGTTGAAAGCCTGCCCCCCCTACAGATAACTTCCCTGCAGTCATCCTCTGTTCCCGCTGTGATCATCTTCCCATTAGTGTGACCTTCACCTACTCTGAATAGATCTGTGACTCGTTGATTAACGAACTATAATTTGAAGTTGTTGCTTGTGAAAGCCCTTTTCTGATAGCCAGGGAAAACTGTTTACAACCTTAGTGTGCTGAGTGGATGAGGATTAATAACAGCACCCGTGAGAGGTGGCATCTCAGATTGGAGAACTTGTCCTTATAAACAGACTTGAGTGAGCAGCACTGTCCTAAATACAGTGTGTGCAGAAGAGATGTGCTCTTGCAGTCCAGCAAAAGGGGAGGTTGAACTGGGTCCTTTTGGGGCCACCAGTTCCACTGCAGTCCAGCCTGTGGGCACTGCTGGGTGGAAGCACTACCCGGGCATCCTGGACCTGCAACGGCAGCCCTGGGGAAATCCTAGTGGGCACcacttttcctttcctaactgGCCATGTGACAACATGGAGCTGGGCTCTCCTAAGGCAGTCAGCCTTAGGAAGTGAAGGTGTCATTTTGTATGGAAATTACAAAGAAATCTTGTGTTGAGATAGCAGACCTAAGCCTCTGCTTTCTATCCAATGAGGGTGAAGAACTCCTCTAAAAACACAGGTGTCCAGCATAAACAGCACAGGTAGGGTGAGGCAGGCCAGTGCAAAGGGACATGGGTGGCCACTGTGTCCTCACAGTTTCTAGTGTCTGCAGCACCTGCACAGCCTAAAGCATCAGTAGCTCCATACTGTAAATACTGCTCTTTCCTAGGCTGGAGTCAAGCAAAACTGACACAAACTAAACCATACTtcctgtctcttgagtctgggaTGCCAGTGAGGGCCTTGCTGTTCACATTCCAACCTTACAGTGTGGACCCTGGGCCTTGGGGACGAAACCAACAGGGCAGGGAACCTGAGGGCTTGGGCTTCCCATGAACCAGACGTCCTGAAGACAGGCCCTTTCAGACTATCAGTGTTAAGTCAGGCCCCTCCCTAGATCCTTCAATGGCTCCCCCTCATCTGAGGAATTAAAACCCACCCTTTACTGCAGCATGGTCTGGCTTCTTAACCCTTTGTTCACTGCCTGACAGCCACATGACATTTTACCAAAATGCAACACATCTGGTCCCTACCTTGTGTGGCTGCCTCCAGTGTCAGCTCCTCCAAGAGCCCTCCTCTGGCCTCTGCCACCCTTTCAAGGGGCAGCTGCAGGAAGGCCAGGATCCAGAGGTTGGGCTCActcacagagcctggcacagggCCACCCACTGGCTCATCCCTCTGAGCACATCACTGACACTGGGACCGGCCACAGCAGTGTCCCTCACCCCATCTTAGGTTCACACTCTCTGCTCCTTCCTCATAAGAATGACCATTCTGTAACTCAACTCAAGACAGCTCGTGTATAGggggctacacacacacacacacacacacctatgctCCTCCCTTGCTTGCAGTCAAGAACAGCCACAGAATGTACTAGAAATTCAGCATCCTTTGGAAGGAGGAACTGACCAGAAGAGTTTAGGTGCTGTCAATTCTCTGAAAGCTGGATGGCCTTCAAAGCCTGGCCCAGTGAGTTCTATACCCCTGTAGAGAGCCTCTCGGGGTCCCTCAGCTTTGATGCAAGGGGACATGTGCAGTTGAGACTCCAACTGCCTCCAGGCAGCTTTCTCAAGCCATGGGGACCAGCATGAAGGGATCCTGGGCTGCTGTGGCCCCTTACTCCTCTGTAAGAAACCACTTCatgcagtgtgtatgtgtgtgtgtgctcgaGCACTGGCTCACAGGACTCAGGCTCAGGCAGGCTGTTAACAGCACAGTGAACGTGCAGCACACGTGGTTTGCTGGGGCTTGCTCCCTTATGTTATCCAGCCTAGACACATCCAATCTAGGGGTTTGGGTGACTCACCTTCTGACTAGTGACACGCATCCTGCCCAGCTGAGGGCATGGAAGCGAAAAGTGAAGTTCTAGCAGGACAGCCTGGCAGCTCTTGCCCAAGATGGCTCTGTGCACAGCTCCCTGGAGCCTGGACCTCTGTGTCACCCCTCCTGCAGAAATGAGCCTCAGGTCAGGAGGGGTAAGGGGATCCACACGAGGCATGGACAAAGGCAGCAAAGTCCTAACAGATGTAGAACCTCAGAGCCCAGTCCTGGACAACAAGCCATGGAGTGGAGGGGTAGTGGCCCTGTGTGTCCAGGGGTATTTGAGAGGGAAGGACAGCCTTAACGAAAGAAAGGTGGACGGTAGACTGTGCAAGTCCCTGACTGAATACTGGAGCTGCTGGGACTCCTAAGGCTCTGCCCAGCTGCTGCTTGGAGACCTCGCTGAGTTTCTGTGGAGGAGATGGACTTATTCAGGGCAGCTGCTGCACCACTGGCCTTCCCTTCGCCTTTATTTTCACCATTCTCAGTGAGTGTGAACTCATGTCTATTTTGCAaactctttattgatttttctgattACATCATGAATGTAAAAACCCAAATATTACAAAATGTATGACTTTAAAAACAttgtaaaatgttataaaatgctcatttctccaaaaaaactcaAGTGTTATAAAACACATGATGTAGGAGAGCAGCAGTGTGGAATCCAATCCCACCCCGCTGGGGCCCCAGGATTCCTGACGCTCAGGTGGGTGTGCTCCTTCCAGACCAGCTCTGTGCACATGCTGACAGCTACAAAGCCAACAGGTCACACTGCATAGCAAGGTCCCTGGGGCATCACACAGTATCTCACTTAGCTCACCAGTGCTCAAAACTGCTACAGTTTTGCATGACAAAACTCATGCCAATGACAGGTTGGATCGTGAAATTAATCAACCATTTTTACCCATAAAAACAGCAATTTCACGTGACAACGTAATTTCACGATCAGCTATTCCCAACTGGGTGCCagtgctcacgcctataatcctaactactcaggaggcagagatcaggaagattgcggtgcgaggccagcccaggcaaacagttctcgagaccctatctcaaaaatatccaacacaaaaaaaagggctggcagagtggctcaagtggtagagtgcctgtctagcaggcacgaggccctgagttcaaaccctggtagcagaaaaaaaaaaattagctatttCCACAGATCAACATTTGGAATGTTTCCCACTTTTTTTGCCATCTTAAGCATACAAACATTTACCCCAGAAACATCACACCCCTCTCCGGGGTTTCTAGAAGAGTCTGAAGTCAGAGCTGCCATTTGCTGTGGGACGGGAGGGTGGCAGAGATTCAGTGCATAAACAGACACCGACCCTGACGCCAGAGCAGTAGGTTCAGCCCTGGTGCCGTGACAGCGCCAGCAGGAAGACCCCGGGCTCAAGCTGACTGCTCTACCCCCAGGAACCCACAAATGTCAGTAAGCACCACAAAGCTGTTGTCTGGGAACTGGGCTGTCAGAGGCATGGGAAACAGGTTCAGAACTGTACTGAAATCAGACTCACAGGaaagatttttaaggttttttccaGGAACTATCAAGGtgaccccctccaaaaaaacagCACCTGTTCCCATTACACAGGCTTTGTGCATGGCAGAGGGCATGCCGTGTCACCTGCGTCTCCGAGCAGGCCACCGCCTCTGGGGCCCCGACCTGGCTCTGTAGATCCTGCTGCGGTCACACTGGAGCTTGTGTGTTGTTTTCTTGTGGCAGGCGATGTGCACCAATTTTAGGTTCTCTGAGGTGAAGAGCAGGCTGTAGAAGTACTCCCAGTCCACCTCCCTTCCATCCTGCTCCTGGATTGCTTCGGCCAGGGCAGGCACGATGGTGCGTTTCTTCTCTATTCTGCAAAGTTAGGTTGGAGTCAGTCCCTCTGAGGTGGCTGTGCCACAGACCACCAGGTGCTGTGCACATTTCTTATCAGCTCAAAGACTCGTGGTATGGCTTCTGCTACAGACTACGTGTCACTGCTTAAGGGAGGCCCAGCGGGGAAGTTTTAAGATTTCCAAAGGAACCACAGCTGGAAATATCCCAGAAGGGACAGGTGGCAGTGAAATGGACTTGTTGAGCCCAGTGCACCATTCACTGACATGTGGTCAGCCTGCAGGCCAGGACTGTCCAGTAAAGCCACATCCAAGCAATGTTGCTTaccttagtttttaaaatgtgagggCCAAGATCGGTGGTGGACACCTGTAAGTCCCAGctacccagctacttgggagtcagagattaggaagactgcagtttgaggccagcccaggcaaaaagttagcaagaccccatctcaacaaataagtgtGACAGTtccatgcctgaaatcccagaggcataagcaggaggatcaaggcccaaaacaactgaagcaaaaaggatgggggtgtggttcaagtggtggagcgcccgcctagcaagtgcaacacacagagttcaaatcccagtaccaccaaaaaattaattatataaatgaCTAGACAGATAAATAGAAAATGTATGAGCATTATTGagaagaatacagaaaaaaagtatAGATTCCAGTCTGCCACAACACTCCCATCACATTTGCCCCCCACCCACAATTGGGCTTCCCCACATCCATCCCATTTCATCTGTGCAAAAACTTTCCAAAACCTTACACACTGCAGGGCAGTTTTAGGAGCAAAACCTGACGAGCAAAGCTAAAAGCTAAAAGCCTGTTTCTCCCCACCGTAATCTCATCTCCCTCACCTCCCGGGGATCGTGACTAAGGCTCCACATTTATCTTCCCAGTCCCGAGCCTCCACTTTTACACGCACACATGTGAATCCCCTCAAAGAACGCAAGGTACTGCTTTGCTTAGGAGCAAACTGTTCCAAGGAGCATGAAGTAACACGTGTGAGAGCGAGCCACCAAGGAGCCCAGGGCaggcccctctcctcccctcacccCAGAAAAGCTGGAATAATGGAAAGCTCCTCTCCCCAGCTTGCAGAAACAAGGAGAACACAGAGGGCAAGCTGCACTCCAGGGCTCCCCAGAGACCAACAGGCACACAAGGTGCAGAGCGCAGACCCTGCTCTGGCTATTGTGGGGCCTGGAGGCCTTGAGCTGTGCCCAGGGTTTTGGATAGAAGGTGGTCAGCCATCGATGCTGTGTAACCAGCCAGCACACCATGTGCTCAGCTGCTGCACTTGTTGAGGCTTGACTGGGGCTGTGCCCTTCTCCCTCAAGGAGGTCGGGTCAAGCTCCCTCACATAGCGCTGACCACCGTCAAAGAGGACACGCTCCTGTGTGTAGCCATTTCTTAGCCCAACTGTGCGCCGTGTGCTGGTATCACACAGCCACATCTGAAGAGGGGCTGGGGCACATGAACGGGTCCTGGGAGTGGCCCGGGTGCCCACTGGAGGTTGAACCCAAGGCTCTACCCCTGAACTACATGCCTGGCCCTTTTCTAAACTTTctcttaagacagggtcttgctaggatgcccaggctgacctggaaccgcagtcctcctgcctcagtctctagggctgggatgacaggcctgtgccaccacgcCAGTTCATGCACCCACTTTCCACAGGCACTCACAGACTCTCAGGCACAGGCACATGGTCCAAATGAATGCTACGTATATAGCACAGGAATGACCAGCAAGAACCCACTCTGTAGAGACACTGGGACATGACAGCCAAGGGACAGAACCAATTCCTGCTGACGATGAACTCCAAACGCCACCATATGGCACCAGGTCAAGCAGGAGGGGAGGCTCATGCTATCACCACATGAGCAATCTGAGCTAGAGTGGCCAGCACCAGAGAGGACCTCTCACATCCAATACCAATGACAGGATTCAGGGGTCCCTAAGACTTATCCTTAAGCTCAATTTTCTAAAAGGACTCCCAGCTGCCTGTGAAAGCTGTCACACTCACAGCCATGGATTTTTACAGCCGAGACTGCAGACAGAAATCAGCCAGGAGGGCACACAGTGCAGAGGACTTCCAGTCATGCAGCCTGCAGTCGGTCCCTTCCTGTGGAGTCACAGACAGCACTGACTCCTCCCAGCAATGACAGTGACACTGCACAGGCAGCACCACCAGGGAAGCCCCTAGAGGCTCAGTAACCACAGTCCTTACCGGGCCTTTCTTTCACACAGATAAGGCAGACCTCCAAAGATCAAGTTGGCACTACCTGACCCAAAGCCCCACCCTAAGTCACGCTGCCATGGTCCAGTGACTCACAGTCCAGGTGAACAAACACACTCTAACAGGCAGGACACTGCAAGGGCTTAGAGGACACCTCCCAGGGTCAAGATACATACCAGACCTCTTTTCCAGCCAGGGTACACTCTTCATACCACAAAGCAGAGAAGCTTAAAACGGGTTATTAATGAAAAAGGGGcagaaatgatgaaaagaaagTCAGATTAGTGTAAGATAGGCTTATTCTTAAAAGAATCCAAAAACACTTCTCAAAAGGAGATATATGCCCTGTGGGGGGAGAGAGAACAGATTGAAGCAAGAGCAAAGCACACAGGCCACATGTGCATTGGGGGAGGGAGACAATCCCAGACATTTGTTTTTTCACAGTGCTGGAGTCTGGAAGTCTAGATCAGGGTGCAGCATGGTCAGACCGGGGCCCACTTCCTGGCTTGTGAACACCCAGTTTCTGGCTGTATCCTCCCCTGGCAATGGGACAGAGCAGGTGAGCTCCCTTCCTCTTGTAAGGACATCAGTCCTGCTGGATTAGCCCCCACCCTGGGACTGCATACCTTAATTATCTCCCAAGGGATCTCTCCAGATGCAGTCACCCTGGGGGACAGCTTCAATGTGAATCTTGGGGGCGCATGACTCCCCCCAGAAAATCACAGCAGCAAATCAGCCAGAACACAACAGCACAGAGTGGGACCGTGACAGCGCAGACAGCACAAGGAGGTGGACGGTCTGGCACACCCACAAGGGCCAGGGAGGCTGCAGGGACAGCAAGGAAGCTCTGCTTGGGGGGTTCTCCCACCCTGAAGAACACTGGTCATAGAGCAGAAAGCAGACATCCAGTCAGAGAGGAAAAGACAGACCTGTCAAAGGGAGAAAAATCTGAACCTACCATTGAAAAGCAGAAAACTAGGCAGCTATCACAAGTCTCAAGAGCAGATGCTGGGAGACAACGGTGTATTCTTCTGGTACTGGAGGAAAATGGAGACCTGTGAACCCAGAGCAGTCGCCTAAGAGCAGTCCCGGGAGCATTCAGCCCTCACACGCCCTCCTAGAAGAAGCCTGAGGGTCACACACCTGCCAGCGGGGAACAAAACCAGCAAGACACAGGAAGCACCAAACACCGAGGGCTGAAAAGGAAACTCAGGCAAATCAATAGAAAGAGCAGAGGAGATGCAACATGCACTGGGAGGTGCAGTGGACAGGACCCTCAGAGCAGAAGTGGAAAAGGAAGTGCAAGCCCATTTACTCACGCAACAAAATATTCCACAAATACCAAGTGAACGGCCACTGCAGCCAGACACCAGGACCGAGACCCACTGAGCTCGTGCTCCAGCGCGACAGCCTCAAGTTAGAGACAAAAGGCAGATATGTGGCCAAGAAGAGATAAGTGCAAACTTAATGGTGAGGAAGGGTGGGGATGCCCCCACACTAACCCAGGGAAAGTGGGCTGCTGACACCTGGGAAAGGGGGAACTCAGGGAGGAGGGCTGCCAGCTGTGCCGTGTGGACCATTTCAAGGAAACCGACCACAAGGAACAACCACCAAGAACAAAGCCAGATGTGAGGCAAGCATGAAACATCTATGGAGCCCAAAAGACTTCTAAATAACTCATGcatcaaaaataaaaccacagaggAAATTATAAAAACCTTTACGATGACTACAA
The sequence above is a segment of the Castor canadensis chromosome 7, mCasCan1.hap1v2, whole genome shotgun sequence genome. Coding sequences within it:
- the C7H1orf174 gene encoding UPF0688 protein C1orf174 homolog; the protein is MRSRKLTGGVRSSARLRARNCSAASLATAQDATSSTSAKTCLISSSHKAPDRRTCKKFKCDKGHLVKAELRKLAPKNDGALPKGAPEAPCENEFTEGDVLLPGSKTGVPTQQETAALSHSHSHSHVVSDARSAKTEDGPSVPEPSPSASAEAEESNGSSAGQAGLVPEAEESRAPLLQMDNSIFLDDDSNQPMPVSRFFGNVELMQDLPPASSSCPSMSRREFRKMHFRAKDDEDDDDAEM